CAGGCCTCGTCGCCCTTGCCCGCCTCGAGCAGTTCGGTCGCCAGCATCATCTTGACCTGTCTGTCGGCCGGCACGTCCTTCAGGTAGGCTTGCAACTCCCCGATGGCCTTCTCGTAGTTCTTCTCCATGTGATAGTCGCGCGCGATGTACTGGCGGAGCTGGTACACGGTCGGGTACTTGGCCAGCAAGCCCTGGAAGACCGCCCGCGATTCGGAGAACTTCTTCTGATCGAAGAAGGCCTGGGCCTTTGCGGCGCCCGTCCTTATCGCGAAGGTGGGGTCGGTGCCCTCTTTGGTCATCTTCACCGTGATGAAGGGCTCCCTGACCTTGCCGCCGACCTGGACCGGAATCTGTCGTGGGTCCAGCCCGTCTTTCCAGAACTCGAGCGACCACATGCCTTCGGCGATGTTCTCGACCTTCCACTCGCCCTTGGCGGTGGTCACGACGTCGGGAGGACCATCATTGGTGGGCAGAAACACGAACTTGATCGTCACACCCGGGACGGGCTTCCCGGCTTCGTCGCCGACCGTCCCGCCCATCCGGCTCTTGCCCTTCCAGCCTGTTGCACCAGCGGCGGTTGGCGCCTGCGTCTGCGCCAGGCTCATGCCGACGGAGATGAATAGCGCAATGATGGCAAATCGGAGAATCCTGACCATTTCCTTGTCCCTTCAGAATGCCTGGTGAACGCGACCACAGTCTATTTTCCAGCCCTGGCGTTCTCGAATCGGTTTGGGCTGGACATC
This portion of the Acidobacteriota bacterium genome encodes:
- a CDS encoding tetratricopeptide repeat protein, producing MVRILRFAIIALFISVGMSLAQTQAPTAAGATGWKGKSRMGGTVGDEAGKPVPGVTIKFVFLPTNDGPPDVVTTAKGEWKVENIAEGMWSLEFWKDGLDPRQIPVQVGGKVREPFITVKMTKEGTDPTFAIRTGAAKAQAFFDQKKFSESRAVFQGLLAKYPTVYQLRQYIARDYHMEKNYEKAIGELQAYLKDVPADRQVKMMLATELLEAGKGDEAWAMFSTFDTTVLTDALDLETPGFALLRAKKPVEALKYFERVVVLYPDDPQAYYYRGLTYFQIGVTTEKPNTPEAKAKFEAAKADLTKFLAMVPDAEKNTSDPNNKNAIGAKQMLAEIK